Proteins from a genomic interval of Planktothrix sp. FACHB-1365:
- a CDS encoding ferredoxin, translated as MGFKQVLICQNRTCHQQGSDKILALFEDESPLDVQIQGIGCLGQCGNGPMIIVLPDEVWYSHLEPMDVSTIIQQHLQGGYPVEALRMKVKK; from the coding sequence ATGGGTTTCAAACAAGTTCTGATTTGTCAAAATCGCACCTGTCATCAACAAGGGAGTGACAAGATATTAGCGTTGTTTGAGGATGAATCTCCTCTCGATGTCCAAATTCAGGGAATAGGCTGTTTGGGACAGTGTGGCAACGGGCCCATGATAATTGTTCTACCTGATGAAGTTTGGTACAGTCACCTTGAACCGATGGATGTATCGACTATTATTCAACAGCATTTACAGGGAGGATATCCTGTGGAGGCTTTGAGAATGAAGGTGAAGAAGTGA
- a CDS encoding folate-binding protein YgfZ, which produces MISELQNLQAKTGAILETSSLQEVIPMSFGNDTEAINATQQGVALYDRSHWGLLKISGEDRLRFLHNQSTNSIQTLKPGEGCDTVFVTSTARTIDLATVFITEDAILLLISPNRRQQLMEWLDRFIFPMDQVQLQDISSHYTVFSLLGPDSPSVLQKLGVTNLQQQPFGCHQLFEIAGSTVRISVGSGLTTLGYTFIIPTSAAVSVWQILTQGGAIPLGEAVWQHLRIRQGRPAPEAELTETYNPLEAGLWQTLSFDKGCYIGQETIARLNTYKGVKQQLWGIHLNAPASPGTPIWIEDAKVGILTSYTNTDGEHFGLGYIRTKAGGVGLKVKVGEIAGEVVDVPFLKHPPL; this is translated from the coding sequence ATGATTTCAGAATTACAAAATTTACAAGCCAAGACTGGTGCTATTTTGGAAACCTCTAGCCTACAGGAGGTCATTCCGATGAGCTTTGGAAATGACACCGAAGCGATCAATGCGACCCAACAAGGTGTTGCTTTATATGATCGATCTCACTGGGGACTGTTAAAAATTTCCGGGGAAGACCGACTGCGATTTTTACATAATCAAAGTACCAATTCTATTCAAACTCTCAAACCGGGAGAAGGTTGTGATACGGTATTTGTAACTTCAACGGCTAGAACCATTGACTTAGCTACAGTATTCATCACAGAAGATGCAATTCTGTTGTTAATTTCACCCAACCGTCGTCAGCAGTTAATGGAGTGGTTAGATCGATTCATTTTCCCAATGGATCAAGTACAATTGCAGGATATCAGTAGCCATTATACCGTTTTTAGTCTCCTAGGGCCAGATAGTCCCAGTGTTCTCCAGAAGTTAGGTGTAACAAATCTACAACAACAGCCATTCGGTTGCCATCAATTATTTGAAATTGCTGGTTCAACTGTCCGTATTAGTGTTGGTAGTGGTTTAACAACCCTTGGCTATACATTCATCATTCCTACCTCTGCCGCTGTCTCTGTGTGGCAAATCCTAACCCAAGGGGGTGCTATTCCATTGGGTGAAGCCGTTTGGCAACATTTACGCATTCGCCAAGGTCGTCCAGCACCAGAGGCTGAATTAACAGAAACTTACAATCCTCTGGAAGCAGGTTTATGGCAAACACTCTCCTTTGATAAAGGCTGTTACATTGGTCAAGAAACGATTGCTCGTCTCAATACTTATAAAGGAGTTAAACAGCAACTGTGGGGGATTCACTTAAATGCACCCGCTTCACCCGGAACGCCGATTTGGATTGAGGATGCCAAAGTTGGAATATTAACCAGTTATACCAACACGGATGGAGAACATTTTGGCTTAGGTTATATTCGCACCAAGGCTGGTGGAGTAGGTTTAAAGGTCAAGGTGGGTGAAATAGCTGGAGAAGTTGTCGATGTTCCTTTTTTAAAACATCCTCCCCTATAG
- a CDS encoding PadR family transcriptional regulator, protein MLELSALGLLQREPLHGYRLKQRLELFLSSCMSVNYGAIYPLLKRLEERDHIQVLLEESGDAGASRRIYAITPNGCIRWREKMLEQPQESWVKSRARFLVKYFFFGDLESSERVQLIENRLRVCHQRKAYLETQEMGNLVTDSFQSATWERAKFMLVSEMEWLYECLEKENLPHSSSISRKMLGELNIL, encoded by the coding sequence ATGTTAGAACTGTCTGCCCTGGGACTATTACAGCGAGAACCCTTACATGGCTACCGACTGAAACAGCGACTAGAGTTGTTTCTCAGTAGTTGTATGAGTGTGAACTATGGAGCAATTTACCCCTTGCTCAAACGTTTAGAAGAACGAGACCACATTCAGGTATTACTGGAAGAGTCTGGGGATGCCGGAGCTAGTCGCAGAATTTATGCGATTACTCCTAACGGGTGTATTCGCTGGCGGGAGAAGATGTTAGAACAACCTCAAGAAAGCTGGGTTAAAAGTCGCGCTCGATTTTTAGTCAAATATTTCTTTTTTGGGGATTTAGAATCTTCAGAACGAGTACAATTAATTGAAAATCGCTTAAGAGTTTGTCATCAACGAAAAGCTTATTTAGAGACTCAAGAAATGGGGAATTTGGTGACGGACTCTTTCCAATCTGCAACTTGGGAACGTGCAAAATTCATGTTGGTATCAGAAATGGAGTGGTTATATGAATGTTTGGAAAAAGAAAATTTACCTCATTCCTCCTCTATCTCAAGAAAGATGTTGGGTGAGCTTAACATATTGTAA
- a CDS encoding efflux RND transporter periplasmic adaptor subunit, with protein MSYSKSPKSTTKEQEQDWAGQDNPPIRTDLNPQSLPPTTVPESAVVKTGWLSITLVTLIALGLGFVGGQWWQANPNKPENLTTDQPRQPRGNGVRISGVETANLEETSEFVGTLEAKRAVDIKPEIEGRITQILVESGQMIQQGEAIARLKSDNVEASLTQSKANLVRAQARLAELQAGSRPEEIAQGRAKLAEAKARLADAESGSILAEINEAVAQIDSIRVEAQLAENRVNRFEELSRSGAISQDEFDALVSQNTSAEANLQVAQRRLEQLQKNRQSEINLRRAVVEQEQQALRQLENGTRIQEIQQAEAQVAEAAAQVRSIEVQLQETAVLAPFTGIVGDVDIKVGDYVDKGDILTRLTANDQLELRLAIPLERKADLKLGLPMQMVDAQGKVLGTGRISFISPSVNQDSQTILAKATFDNGQNLFKDGQFVRAEVVWKQKLNAVVVPMTAVKFQGDQRFVFLAEGQEKLTAKRQPVKLGLIQGDQAEILEGLQPGQKLIVSGTQKLSDGAAINILSPNSAPNSTGQR; from the coding sequence ATGTCTTATTCTAAATCCCCGAAATCAACGACAAAAGAGCAGGAGCAAGACTGGGCTGGACAGGATAATCCTCCAATCCGAACTGACCTTAACCCTCAATCTTTACCTCCTACAACTGTCCCAGAATCGGCGGTTGTAAAAACAGGATGGTTATCCATTACTCTAGTTACATTAATAGCATTAGGTCTGGGTTTTGTCGGTGGACAATGGTGGCAAGCCAACCCAAACAAGCCGGAAAACTTAACAACAGACCAACCGAGACAGCCTAGAGGAAATGGGGTGAGAATTTCTGGGGTAGAAACTGCCAATCTTGAAGAAACTTCTGAATTTGTAGGGACATTAGAAGCAAAACGGGCGGTAGATATTAAACCGGAAATTGAAGGTCGAATTACTCAAATATTAGTAGAATCCGGGCAGATGATTCAACAGGGAGAAGCGATCGCCCGATTAAAAAGTGATAATGTAGAAGCGAGTTTAACCCAATCGAAAGCAAATTTAGTTCGCGCTCAAGCTCGTTTAGCTGAACTACAAGCTGGAAGTCGCCCAGAAGAAATTGCCCAGGGACGGGCAAAATTAGCTGAAGCTAAAGCCAGATTAGCCGATGCGGAGTCGGGGAGTATTTTAGCAGAAATTAATGAAGCTGTAGCTCAAATAGATTCGATTCGAGTCGAAGCTCAATTAGCAGAAAATCGAGTTAATCGTTTTGAAGAATTAAGCCGTTCTGGGGCAATTTCTCAGGATGAATTTGATGCGCTTGTGTCCCAAAACACCAGCGCTGAAGCAAATTTACAAGTCGCCCAACGTCGTTTAGAACAATTACAAAAAAATCGACAATCAGAAATTAATTTACGTCGGGCGGTTGTAGAACAGGAACAACAAGCGTTAAGACAGTTAGAAAACGGAACTCGGATTCAAGAAATTCAACAGGCGGAAGCACAAGTTGCAGAAGCCGCAGCACAAGTTCGCAGTATTGAAGTTCAGTTGCAAGAAACAGCCGTTTTAGCACCCTTTACTGGAATAGTTGGGGATGTGGATATTAAAGTAGGAGATTATGTGGATAAAGGGGATATCCTCACCCGTTTGACAGCCAATGATCAGTTAGAATTACGATTAGCTATTCCTTTAGAGCGTAAAGCAGATTTAAAATTAGGATTACCGATGCAAATGGTTGATGCTCAAGGAAAAGTATTAGGAACAGGACGGATTAGTTTTATTTCCCCATCCGTTAATCAAGACTCTCAAACGATTTTAGCAAAAGCGACGTTTGATAATGGTCAAAACTTATTTAAAGATGGTCAATTTGTGCGGGCTGAAGTTGTTTGGAAACAAAAACTAAATGCAGTTGTTGTACCGATGACAGCCGTTAAATTTCAAGGTGATCAACGCTTTGTCTTTTTAGCGGAAGGACAGGAAAAATTAACCGCAAAACGACAACCTGTTAAATTAGGTTTAATTCAAGGCGATCAAGCTGAAATTTTAGAAGGACTTCAACCAGGACAAAAACTTATTGTTTCCGGTACACAAAAATTATCTGATGGCGCAGCAATTAATATTTTATCTCCTAATTCTGCACCCAATTCTACAGGTCAACGTTAA
- a CDS encoding efflux RND transporter permease subunit translates to MFTNFFIKRPVFASVCSLLIIILGIVGYTRLPVQEYPKIDPPIVTVTTSYPGASPQVVETEVTEILEAQINGIAGIKTLTSSSREGSSSISVQFELDRDLEVAAQEVRTRVARAARRLPDEVDEPVVEKRSGDDERILWIALFSDNLSPLELSTYADIYIKNTLETVDGVNSVFIAGERRYAMRLWLDPVKMAARQITALDVEQALRRQNVEIPSGRIEGKETEYPVRTLGRLQTSQDYEDLIIKRNDNGAQIRIRDIGRAEIGAQDDRVIARFKGTPAVSLGISKLSDANLLEVANGIKAKLTELEKSFPEGLSYQVAVDYSEFVKLAIEEVWISLLISIGLVVLIIFLFLRNWRATLIPAITIPISLIGAFSVMFFLGFSINTLTLFALTLATGLVVDDTIVVLENIIRYMEEKRLEPFPATFAAVGEVVFAVIATTVVLVAVFVPVAFAGGTSGRLFNEFALTLAASVVFSSIVALTLAPPLSARLLRHETQPKGLMKLLALPLDLFEWVLNKITSIYAWTLRILMGLKPILILGFIASLGLTVWLFLQLPQGFLPTEDRGRIFTPITAPEGVSLNYTNRVVQQVEKIFSQVPEVESYFAIAGSSRGAAQANTGFSFARLIPWSERTKPEQSQQSLVKQLLGKFSTITDALVFPTNPGGLPGGGQGQPIQFVLQGNDLEQLAQVSQDFVIRARDLPELVNIDTNLKLNKPELTLTVDRSQAGNLGVSVQDIARTLQILVGGQEITNFNQGNQRYEVVVRADEKYRANPEDLKELYVRSQQGEMIALSNLVTISTATTPPQISHFNRFRSATLEGSPAPGVSLGVALKALENLAQEILPPEMRTSYSGESLEFREAGDATNFIFALALIFIFLTLAAQFESYIDPIIILLAVPLSLLGAFGALWIAQLDLNAYSRIGLIMLIGLATKNSILIVEFANQLREQGLSIQQAALEACRLRFRPIMMTALSTILGVLPLAFATGAGAGSRVAIGMAVMGGMFVSTFLSLYIIPVFYVIATSLQSRLMGHNSHSQDWENVALNTDRGSYSNGNGSSNGNGKVQSVIYSGDHSTKSSHSSDKTRNL, encoded by the coding sequence ATGTTTACTAATTTTTTTATTAAAAGACCTGTTTTTGCTTCGGTTTGTTCGTTGTTGATTATTATTTTAGGAATCGTGGGTTATACTCGCCTTCCCGTGCAGGAATATCCTAAAATTGATCCGCCCATTGTTACCGTGACAACGAGCTATCCGGGGGCGAGTCCCCAGGTTGTTGAAACCGAAGTTACGGAAATTTTAGAAGCCCAAATTAACGGGATTGCGGGAATTAAAACATTAACCTCAAGTAGTCGAGAAGGAAGCAGTTCGATTTCGGTTCAATTTGAATTAGATCGAGATTTAGAAGTAGCCGCCCAAGAAGTTAGAACTCGCGTAGCCAGAGCCGCAAGAAGATTACCGGATGAAGTCGATGAACCTGTTGTAGAAAAGCGTTCTGGAGATGATGAAAGAATTTTATGGATTGCATTATTTTCTGACAATTTATCTCCTTTAGAATTAAGCACTTATGCCGATATTTATATTAAAAATACCTTAGAAACCGTTGATGGTGTTAATAGTGTTTTTATTGCGGGAGAACGCCGTTATGCCATGCGATTATGGTTAGATCCGGTTAAAATGGCAGCCCGTCAAATTACCGCCTTAGATGTTGAACAAGCCTTAAGAAGACAAAACGTTGAAATTCCCAGTGGTCGAATTGAAGGAAAAGAAACAGAATACCCCGTCCGCACCTTGGGAAGATTACAAACCTCCCAAGATTATGAAGACTTAATTATTAAACGTAATGACAATGGAGCGCAAATTAGAATTCGAGATATTGGACGGGCAGAAATTGGGGCACAAGATGATCGAGTCATTGCCCGTTTTAAAGGAACTCCTGCGGTTTCATTAGGAATTAGTAAACTTTCAGATGCTAATTTACTTGAAGTTGCCAATGGCATTAAAGCGAAATTAACAGAATTAGAAAAAAGTTTTCCCGAAGGACTCAGCTATCAAGTTGCTGTGGATTATTCCGAGTTTGTAAAACTTGCGATTGAAGAAGTTTGGATTAGTTTGTTAATTTCGATTGGATTAGTGGTCTTAATTATCTTTTTATTCTTAAGAAATTGGAGAGCAACTTTAATTCCAGCGATTACCATTCCCATTTCTTTAATTGGTGCATTTAGTGTCATGTTTTTCCTGGGATTTTCCATTAATACCTTAACCCTATTTGCCTTAACCTTAGCAACGGGTTTAGTCGTGGATGATACGATTGTGGTCTTAGAAAATATCATCCGTTATATGGAAGAAAAACGGCTAGAACCTTTTCCTGCAACCTTTGCAGCCGTTGGAGAAGTGGTGTTTGCCGTGATTGCAACCACAGTGGTTTTAGTTGCGGTATTTGTTCCCGTTGCCTTTGCAGGTGGAACCAGTGGACGATTATTTAATGAATTTGCTTTAACTTTAGCAGCTTCTGTTGTTTTTTCAAGTATTGTTGCCTTAACCTTAGCTCCTCCCCTTTCTGCCCGTTTATTACGTCATGAAACCCAGCCAAAGGGATTGATGAAACTCCTAGCTTTACCCTTGGATTTATTTGAATGGGTTTTGAATAAAATTACTAGCATTTATGCTTGGACTCTCCGAATATTAATGGGATTGAAACCCATTTTAATTTTAGGATTTATTGCCTCTTTAGGCTTAACAGTTTGGTTATTCTTACAATTACCTCAAGGGTTTTTACCCACTGAAGATCGAGGTCGAATTTTTACTCCGATTACGGCTCCCGAAGGGGTCAGTTTAAACTATACAAATCGCGTAGTACAGCAGGTTGAAAAAATCTTCAGCCAAGTGCCAGAAGTTGAAAGTTATTTTGCCATTGCTGGTTCTAGCCGAGGGGCAGCCCAAGCCAATACAGGATTTTCTTTTGCCCGTTTAATTCCTTGGTCTGAACGAACAAAACCAGAACAATCTCAACAATCTCTGGTTAAGCAATTATTAGGTAAATTTTCAACAATTACGGATGCTTTAGTATTCCCCACTAATCCAGGAGGATTACCTGGAGGAGGTCAAGGTCAACCGATACAATTTGTTTTACAAGGCAATGATTTAGAACAATTAGCCCAAGTTTCTCAAGACTTTGTAATTCGGGCGCGAGATTTACCGGAATTAGTCAATATTGACACCAATTTAAAACTTAATAAACCGGAATTAACCCTAACGGTTGATCGTTCCCAAGCCGGAAATTTAGGGGTTTCGGTACAGGATATAGCTCGAACCTTACAAATTTTAGTTGGAGGTCAAGAAATTACGAATTTTAATCAAGGAAATCAACGTTATGAAGTCGTAGTTCGAGCCGATGAAAAGTATCGAGCCAATCCTGAAGATTTAAAGGAATTATATGTGCGTTCCCAACAGGGAGAAATGATTGCCTTGAGTAATTTAGTCACGATTTCAACAGCCACAACACCGCCTCAAATTAGCCACTTTAATCGCTTTCGTTCTGCAACTTTAGAAGGCAGTCCTGCACCCGGAGTGAGTTTAGGAGTCGCGTTAAAGGCATTGGAAAATCTAGCCCAAGAAATTTTACCGCCTGAAATGCGAACCTCTTACTCTGGAGAATCTTTAGAATTTCGAGAAGCGGGTGATGCTACTAACTTTATTTTTGCTCTCGCCTTAATCTTTATTTTCCTCACTTTAGCCGCCCAATTTGAAAGTTATATTGACCCCATTATTATTTTATTAGCCGTTCCTTTGTCGTTATTAGGAGCATTTGGAGCCTTATGGATTGCCCAATTAGACTTAAATGCTTATAGTCGGATTGGGTTAATTATGTTGATTGGATTAGCCACTAAAAACTCAATTTTAATTGTAGAATTTGCCAACCAACTCCGAGAACAGGGCTTATCTATTCAACAAGCTGCCTTAGAAGCTTGTCGGTTACGATTTCGACCGATTATGATGACAGCTTTATCGACCATTTTAGGGGTTTTACCTTTGGCGTTTGCGACAGGGGCAGGGGCGGGGAGCCGAGTCGCAATTGGAATGGCTGTGATGGGGGGAATGTTTGTCTCAACGTTTCTGAGTTTATATATTATTCCGGTTTTTTATGTCATTGCCACAAGTCTACAATCCCGCTTGATGGGGCATAATTCTCACTCCCAAGATTGGGAAAATGTCGCCCTGAATACAGACAGGGGATCTTATTCTAATGGAAATGGGAGTAGCAATGGAAACGGTAAGGTTCAGTCTGTTATCTATTCTGGGGATCACTCAACAAAATCTTCACACAGTTCGGATAAAACCCGAAATTTATAA
- a CDS encoding DUF1830 domain-containing protein, producing the protein MQTVHLPVDSIKTEILCSYKNPTRQVQILRLQSTIRGYFERVVFPGEYCLFVGESHTDLEVYSSGDPTRIELEKIPCDSLKVEETE; encoded by the coding sequence ATGCAAACAGTACACTTGCCTGTAGATTCCATTAAGACTGAAATTTTATGTAGTTATAAAAACCCCACCAGACAGGTGCAAATTCTTCGTTTGCAAAGTACCATTCGGGGTTATTTTGAACGGGTTGTTTTTCCGGGAGAATATTGCTTATTTGTGGGCGAATCTCACACAGATTTGGAAGTTTATTCCAGTGGAGATCCGACCCGAATTGAACTCGAAAAAATCCCTTGTGATTCTTTAAAAGTTGAAGAAACTGAATAA